From Apus apus isolate bApuApu2 chromosome 13, bApuApu2.pri.cur, whole genome shotgun sequence, a single genomic window includes:
- the LOC127389920 gene encoding solute carrier family 22 member 5-like, translating into MRDYEEVTAFLGEWGRFQRLVFFLLSASIVPNGFNGLSIVFLAGTPEHRCAVPRGANLSGEWRNASIPLELRGGQEAPSRCRRYRLAAIANFSALGLRPGSDVELRSLEQEPCLDGWEYSRDVYRSTIVTEWNLVCDNDWKGPLSTSLFFVGVLIGSFASGQLSDKFGRKNVLFATLAMQTGFSFVQVFSTSWEMFSVFFVLVGMGQISNYVAAFVLGTEILGKSIRVLFCTLGVCIFYALGYMLLPLFAYFIRDWRMLLLALTLPGLLCIPLWWVIPESPRWLISQGRFQEAEDIIRKAAKTNGITAPDVILDPSELQDLDSQKQQTYTILDLMRTRNILTITIMSVLLWMIISVGYFGLSLDTPNLHGDVYVNCFLSAVTEVPAYIISWLLLRNLPRRYSMAAALFLGGCVLLFIQLVPSHIRAVSILLVMLGKFGITSAFSMVYVYTAELYPTVVRNMGVGASSMASRLGSILSPYFVYLGAYDRFLPYILMGSLTVLSGILTLFLPESYGMPLPDTIEQMLLVKGFEYRPTSGSTRDSKEEEENPEILKSTAF; encoded by the exons ATGCGCGACTACGAGGAGGTGACCGCCTTCCTGGGCGAGTGGGGCCGCTTCCAGCGCCTcgtcttcttcctcctcagcgCCAGCATCGTCCCCAACGGCTTCAACGGCCTCTCCATCGTCTTCCTGGCCGGCACCCCCGAGCACCGGTGCGCCGTGCCCCGCGGGGCCAACCTGAGCGGCGAGTGGCGGAACGCCAGCATCCCGCTGGAGCTGCGGGGCGGGCAGGAGGCGCCGAGCCGCTGCCGCCGCTACCGCCTGGCCGCCATCGCCAACTTCTCGGCGCTGGGGCTGCGGCCCGGCTCCGATGTGGAGCTGCGCTCgctggagcaggagccctgCCTGGACGGCTGGGAGTACAGCCGCGATGTCTACCGCTCCACCATCGTCACCGAG TGGAATCTGGTGTGTGACAACGACTGGAAGGGACCCCTGAGCACCTCCCTGTTCTTCGTGGGTGTCCTGATTGGATCTTTTGCCTCAGGGCAGCTCTCAGACAA GTTTGGCAGGAAGAATGTGCTGTTTGCAACCCTGGCAATGCAGACTGGCTTCAGCTTTGTCCAGGTCTTTTCTACCAGCTGGGAGatgttttcagtgttctttGTGCTGGTTGGCATGGGACAAATCTCAAACTACGTGGCAGCATTTGTTCTTG GCACAGAAATCCTTGGCAAATCCATCCGTGTGCTGTTCTGCACCCTGGGAGTCTGCATATTCTATGCCTTGGGCTACATGTTGCTGCCACTCTTTGCTTACTTCATCAGGGACTGGcggatgctgctgctggcactcaccctgcctgggctgctctgcatcCCTCTCTGGTG GGTCATTCCGGAATCTCCACGGTGGCTGATCTCCCAGGGGAGATTTCAGGAGGCTGAAGACATCATCCGAAAGGCTGCAAAAACCAATGGCATCACAGCCCCAGATGTCATACTTGACCCCAGTGAG ctgCAAGATTTGGATTCCCAGAAGCAACAGACATACACCATTTTGGATCTCATGAGAACCCGAAATATCCTCACGATCACCATTATGTCAGTGCTGCTTTG gatGATAATATCCGTCGGTTATTTTGGGCTTTCTCTGGACACACCAAACCTGCACGGGGATGTCTACGTGAACTGCTTCCTCTCGGCAGTGACGGAGGTTCCAGCCTACATcatctcctggctgctgctgcgCAACCTGCCCCGACGGTACTCGATGGCTGCCGCCTTGTTCTTGGGAGGCTGTGTCCTTCTCTTCATTCAGCTGGTGCCTTCAC ATATCCGTGCGGTCTCCATCCTGCTGGTGATGTTGGGGAAGTTTGGGATCACATCTGCCTTTTCAATGGTTTATGTTTACACGGCTGAGCTCTACCCAACAGTAGTGAGAAACATGGGAGTTGGGGCCAGTTCCATGGcctccaggctgggcagcatCCTCTCTCCCTACTTCGTTTACCTCG GTGCCTATGATCGGTTCCTGCCTTACATCCTGATGGGCAGCCTGACTGTGCTCTCAGGAATTCTGACTTTGTTTCTGCCAGAAAGCTATGGCATGCCTCTGCCAGACACTATTGAGCAGATGCTCTTGGTGAAAGG atTTGAGTACAGGCCTACATCTGGTAGCACCAGGGATTccaaggaagaagaagaaaacccagagattttaaaaagcacagcttTCTGA